From the genome of Rhodothermales bacterium, one region includes:
- a CDS encoding T9SS type A sorting domain-containing protein, translated as PSDRLYPATGVTVSEEAPVPEAGLEAPFPNPFANETTVRFAVDAEGPVALTLYNMLGQSVMRLFEERATPGRIYELRVDASGLAGGVYVLHLRAAGRQYTRKLVHVPD; from the coding sequence CCCGTCGGACCGGCTTTATCCCGCCACCGGTGTAACCGTCAGCGAAGAAGCCCCGGTCCCCGAGGCCGGCCTCGAAGCACCCTTCCCCAATCCGTTCGCAAACGAAACGACCGTTCGTTTTGCGGTCGACGCCGAAGGACCCGTCGCGCTGACGCTGTACAACATGCTGGGGCAATCGGTGATGCGACTCTTCGAGGAGCGCGCCACGCCGGGGCGTATCTACGAACTGCGTGTCGACGCCTCGGGGCTGGCGGGGGGCGTGTACGTCCTGCACCTCCGCGCGGCCGGCCGGCAGTACACGCGCAAGCTGGTGCACGTGCCGGACTGA